The Sinomicrobium kalidii genome contains a region encoding:
- a CDS encoding Crp/Fnr family transcriptional regulator → MDFTPLLDYISRYVSLSPEEESLLLSKIHYRKYLKGRFIVRQGDICRYESFVLSGCLKTFYPDPGGNEHIVMFATENWWTADLGSFITQTPARFNVQCLEDTELVQFPYDILEQLYLDIPKLERFFRIILQKAYVASQGRLIGNFSLPARERYAEFRRQYPDIEQRVPQYMIASYLGITKEFLSRIKNTPEQES, encoded by the coding sequence ATGGATTTTACACCGCTTCTGGATTATATATCCCGCTATGTTTCCCTTTCCCCCGAAGAGGAATCCCTTCTGCTGTCCAAAATACATTACAGAAAGTATTTAAAAGGCCGGTTTATCGTCCGGCAGGGTGATATCTGCCGTTATGAGAGTTTTGTCCTTTCCGGATGCCTCAAGACCTTTTACCCGGACCCGGGGGGGAATGAGCACATTGTTATGTTTGCCACCGAAAACTGGTGGACTGCCGACCTCGGCAGCTTTATTACTCAAACTCCCGCCCGCTTTAATGTGCAGTGCCTGGAAGACACCGAACTGGTACAGTTTCCGTACGATATCCTGGAACAGCTCTATCTCGACATCCCGAAACTGGAACGTTTTTTTCGCATTATTCTTCAAAAGGCATATGTCGCTTCCCAGGGCAGGCTTATCGGAAATTTCAGTCTGCCCGCAAGAGAAAGGTATGCGGAGTTTCGCAGGCAGTACCCGGATATAGAACAACGCGTACCACAATATATGATAGCTTCATATCTCGGCATTACCAAGGAATTCCTGAGCAGGATAAAGAATACACCCGAACAGGAAAGTTAA
- a CDS encoding DoxX family protein, with the protein MDTVKQKIFRTSGALVPFILRLGLGIVILPHGYQKIIAFSPVMDHLTQDYGLPGIIAVAVICTEFLAPLLLLAGLASRIAAFLIGLVMLGAIPYHWNNGFFMNWFGNQPGEGFEFHLLAIAMAIGIVLQGGGRFALDRRMVKNPATPV; encoded by the coding sequence ATGGATACTGTAAAACAAAAAATTTTCCGGACTTCCGGTGCCCTCGTTCCTTTTATATTACGACTGGGCCTGGGTATTGTTATACTGCCACACGGCTATCAGAAAATAATCGCTTTTTCCCCGGTTATGGATCACCTTACGCAGGATTACGGTCTTCCCGGGATCATCGCTGTTGCCGTGATCTGTACAGAGTTCCTGGCCCCTCTTCTTTTACTGGCCGGCCTTGCCAGCCGTATAGCCGCCTTCCTTATCGGCCTCGTGATGCTCGGGGCCATCCCCTATCACTGGAACAACGGCTTTTTTATGAACTGGTTCGGCAACCAGCCCGGGGAAGGTTTTGAGTTTCACCTGCTGGCTATCGCAATGGCCATAGGGATCGTGCTTCAGGGCGGGGGAAGATTTGCCCTGGACAGAAGAATGGTAAAAAACCCGGCTACCCCGGTTTAA